Proteins encoded together in one Miscanthus floridulus cultivar M001 chromosome 16, ASM1932011v1, whole genome shotgun sequence window:
- the LOC136511537 gene encoding uncharacterized protein codes for MSPLAPTTSSEPEPPFRPREKILEKQRYFQSVHKPTYLKGRYDVITSVAIPLALAVSSMYLVGRGIYNMSHGIGKE; via the exons ATGTCGCCGCTGGCGCCGACGACGTCGTCGGAGCCGGAACCGCCGTTCCGGCCGCGGGAGAAGATCCTGGAGAAGCAGAGGTACTTCCAGAGCGTCCACAAGCCGACGTACCTCAAGGGCCGCTACGACGTGATCACCTCCGTCGCCATCCCGCTCGCCCTCGCAGTCTCCAGCATGTACCTCGTT GGGCGCGGGATTTACAACATGTCCCACGGCATAGGGAAGGAGTGA
- the LOC136511535 gene encoding probable protein phosphatase 2C 49, whose amino-acid sequence MAEICCEETKSTPPASASAITALARRRPRVEMAVAEACRSSTTPPADEGGGASDTPTRCGKRRRVACAAPARSCQRPRTTGFGSTWWPRYGVTSVCGLRREMEDAVSISLDFLRGAADPSSGKHHFYGVFDGHGCCHVARMCQDRMHALVADEYKKAGSGKSASAAAEPAWEEVMKKGFARMDDEAASRATSRSSNGGLACRCELQKPARCDHAGSTAVVAVVSPTSVVVANAGDSRAVLSRAGVPVPLSVDHKPDRHDELERIQEAGGRVIYWDGARVLGVLAMSRAIGDGYLKPFVTAEPEVTVTERTDDDECLILASDGLWDVVTNEMACDVVRACFRSNGPPSPPGARPNGELPSAAGAGAGREGDGAAAVKGVDKADSDRACFDAALLLAKLALARRSTDNVSVVVVDLRRRC is encoded by the exons ATGGCCGAGATTTGCTGCGAGGAGACCAAGTCGACCCCGCCGGCGTCGGCTTCGGCCATCACGGCGCTTGCCAGGCGCCGCCCCAGGGTGGAAATGGCCGTGGCCGAGGCATGCCGCTCCAGCACCACGCCGCCCGCGGACGAGGGTGGCGGTGCCAGTGACACGCCCACACGGTGCGGCAAGCGGCGGAGGGTGGCGTGCGCGGCGCCCGCGCGCTCGTGCCAGAGGCCCCGGACGACGGGGTTCGGCTCGACTTGGTGGCCGAGGTACGGCGTCACCTCGGTCTGCGGCCTCCGTCGCGAGATGGAGGATGCCGTGTCCATCAGTCTGGACTTCCTGCGCGGCGCCGCCGACCCCTCCTCCGGCAAGCACCATTTCTACGGTGTCTTTGACGGTCACGGTTGCTGCCAT GTGGCCAGGATGTGCCAAGACAGGATGCACGCGCTTGTCGCGGACGAGTACAAGAAGGCGGGCTCCGGCAAGAGTGCCTCGGCAGCGGCGGAGCCCGCCTGGGAAGAGGTGATGAAGAAGGGGTTCGCGCGGATGGATGATGAAGCTGCGAGCCGGGCCACGAGCCGCAGCAGCAACGGCGGCCTCGCCTGCCGCTGTGAGCTGCAGAAGCCTGCGCGGTGCGACCACGCGGGCTCAACCGCCGTAGTCGCGGTTGTCAGCCCCACCAGCGTAGTCGTCGCCAACGCCGGCGACTCCCGCGCTGTCCTTTCCCGCGCCGGCGTCCCCGTGCCCCTATCGGTCGACCACAAA CCTGACCGGCACGACGAGCTAGAGCGCATCCAGGAGGCGGGTGGCCGCGTCATCTACTGGGACGGCGCAAGAGTGCTTGGCGTCCTTGCCATGTCTCGAGCCATCG GTGACGGTTACCTGAAGCCGTTCGTGACGGCGGAGCCGGAGGTGACGGTGACGGAGCGGACGGACGACGACGAGTGCCTGATCCTGGCGAGCGACGGGCTGTGGGACGTGGTGACCAACGAGATGGCGTGCGACGTCGTCCGGGCCTGCTTCCGTAGCAACGGCCCGCCGTCGCCGCCTGGCGCGCGGCCGAACGGCGAGCTCCCGTCCGCTGCCGGGGCAGGGGCAGGGCGGGAAGGAGACGGCGCCGCGGCGGTGAAGGGCGTGGACAAGGCCGACTCCGACAGGGCGTGCTTCGACGCGGCCCTGCTGCTTGCGAAGCTCGCGCTCGCGCGCCGGAGCACGGATAACGtcagcgtcgtcgtcgtcgatctcCGGCGGAGGTGCTGA